In Synergistales bacterium, the genomic stretch GCTGGGCGGGCAGGACCTCACCGCCGACATGGGTGTACGGAAGACCCCCGGCGGGAGCGAGATCTTCTACGCCCGGAGCCGAGTGGTTATGGCGGCCCGTGCCGCAGGGATCGACGTCTTCGACACCGTCTGGGTAGACGTGAACGACAACGAGGGACTGCTGGAAGAGACGAGGATGGTCATCGGCCTTGGGTTCACCGGGAAGGCCGCCATCCATCCCGGACAGATCGAATGGATCCACAGAGCCTTTGTGCCGAAGGCACGGGAAGTGGCCCACAGCCGCCGGGTGGTGGAAGCTGCCGACGAGGCCGAGCGCCGTGGCAAGGGAGCCGTTGCCGTGGACGGGCGGATGATCGACGCGCCGGTGGTCGCCAAGGCCCGGCACATCCTCGAACTGGCCCGTCTCTACGGAATGGAAGGGGGAGAAGAGAAATGACCGAATGGGTACGCAACGCCCTGGGGCGACAGGTCCCCTGCACAACGCCGGGACTCGGCGAGCTGATCCCCTTTTCGGGAGCGATGACGAGAATAATCGGAAATACTGAGGTGCTCCGGAACTGCCCGCCGCTGAAGCCTGAACCGCCCACGCGGAGCAAGGTGACGCAGAGCCTCAGGAAGGCCGTGGAGGCCTCCGGACTTGAAAACGGGATGACCGTCTCCTTCCACCACCACGTGCGCAACGGCGACGCCGTGGTTTCCATGGTATTACAGCTCCTCCACGAGATGGGGTACCGCGACCTCACTCTGGCGCCGAGCTCCCTCACCGGGGTGCACGACTGCGTGGCCGACTACGTCCGCAACGGCACGATCCGGTGCCTCTTCACCTCCGGCCTCCGCGGCGAGGTGGGGCGCATGGTCTCCAGAGGCGAAATGGACGTGCCCGTGGTAGTCCGCAGTCACGGCGGCCGTGCCCGGGCAGTGGAAGAGGGGAGCATCTCCATCGATGTGGCCTTTGTAGCGGCTCCCACCTGTGACCCTCTGGGTAACGCCACCGGCAGCGAAGGCCGCTCCGCCTGCGGCGCCCTGGGCTATCCCATGCTGGACGCACGGTATGCCCGGCACGTCATCGCCATCACCGACAACCTGGTGGACTACCCACTGGCGCCGCGGATCTCCATCCCACAGTACGACGTGAACCAGGTCGTAGAGGTCGACAGTCTCGGTGATCCATCAAAAATCGCCACTGGTGCAACCCGAATCACAAACAATCCGCTGGATCTCCGCATCGCCAAGAGCAGTTTCGACCTGATCCAGGCCTCGGGGATGCTGGCACCGGGTTTTTCGTTCCAGGTAGGAGGCGGTGCGGCAAGCCTTGCCACTGCTTCCTATGTTCGAACCGCCATGCGTGAACAGGGTATCGTGGGGAGCTTTGGGATGGGTGGCATTACCGGCTATATGGCCAGCATGCTCGAGGAGGGGCTTTTTAAGGCCCTTTTTGATATCCAGAGCTTCGATGCCGCAGTGAGTGATTCCATAGCCAACAATCCCAACCACATGGAGATCGATGTCTCCTGGTATGCCAATCCGTTCAACAGGGGATGCATGGTCCATAACCTGGATATCGTGGTGCTTGCGGCGCTCGATATCGACACCTCCTTTAACGTGAATGTCCTCACCGGAAACGATGGTTTCCTCCGGGGCGCCTCGGGCGGGCACTCCGACACCGCTGCCGGCTCGTCGCTCTGTATCGTAGTGGCTCCCTCCTTCCGGGGCGGTGTGCCAACCATCAAGGAGCACATCCCTACGGTGGTAACGCCCGGAGAGACGGTAGACGCCGTGGTAACGGAGCGGGGTATCTGCATCAACCCGCGGCGTGAGGATCTGCTGCAGGAGGCCACAAGAGCGGGCCTTCCCGTTGTGGATATCGAAAAACTCCACCATGATGTGACGCAACTCACCGGAAAACCACGACCCGTGGAGTATGACTACGACAAGGTGGTGGCGCTGGTGGAATACCGGGATGGTACCATAATCGACTGTGCCTATAAGGTGCAGGAATAACCGGGAGACCTCGCTTGTGAGACAACCCTGAACTTGTGCCAGCTCATTGTAGCTTCCGGCGCTGGATAGGAGGCTGCTGCCCTTGGAGGAACCCGCCTTCAAGGATAATTGTAAGAGGGAGTGCTATCCCTCTGCCTGTTTGTTTGGGTGGCAACAGTATGTATCTTCCCTCATTGTGCACCGAGGTTTCGCAACGAAGAGGGAAATGCTTTATTTCGCGAAGGTTCGGAGAACGGGTGTTCTTTGTCAGCTGGCTGGAGTGCTGCAGCGAAAAAATCGATGCAATAATTGCAATTGCACGTTAATTTCCGAAAGCTTTGACCGATTTGCGGTTTTCTGCTAAGATGCCACACCAAATTCCCCCTATTATGGATGAGGGTAAGGGAGGAACGAGCGATGGGACAGACACTCTGCGAAAAGATCATGGGCGGGCACATCGTCGAGGGCGCGTGGGGGCCCGGGAAGCCGCTGGCCATCAGGATCGACCAGACGCTTTCCCAGGACGCCACGGGGACCATGGCGAACCTGGAGTTCGAGGCCATGGGTGTGGACAGGGTGCAGACCGAGCTGTCTGTAAGCTATGTGGACCACAACATGGTCCAGCAGGATTTCAAGAATCCCGACGACCACCGCTTTATGCAGGACATAGCGGCGAAATACGGCATGGTCTACTCCCCGCCGGGGAACGGGATCTGCCACCAGGTGCATCTCGAACGCTTCGCCCGGCCCGGCCGGACGTTGCTGGGCTGTGATTCCCACACCCCCACCGCCGGCGGGGCCGGGATGATCGCCATCGGGTCCGGCGGTCTCGATGTGGCCATGGCCATGGCGGGCGAGCCCTTCTGGGTGACCACCCCCAAGGTGGTGGGCATCAAGCTTTCCGGGAGCCTTCCGCCCTGCGTCTCCGCCAAGGACGTTATCCTGGAGGTGCTCCGCCGGATCGGCGTCAAAGGCGGCGTGGGCAAGGTGCTGGAGTACTTCGGTCCCGGTGTGGAGAGCCTCTCCGTACCCGAGCGGGCTACCATCACCAACATGGGCGCCGAGACAGGGGCCACCACCTCCCTTTTCCCCAGCGACAGCCGCACCAGACAGTGGCTGGCCGTCCAGCAGCGGGAAGAGCAGTGGACCCCCATGCAGGGGGACGGAGAGGAAGACTACGACGAGATCATCGAGATCGATCTCTCCTCGCTGGAGCCGCTGGTGGCCCAGCCCTTCCAGCCCGACAATGTGGTGCCTGTTGCCGAGATCGAGGGGATGGCCGTCGACCAGGTGATGTTCGGTTCCTGCACCAACTCCTCGCTGCGGGATATCATGGCTGTGGCCCATCTGCTGGAGGGCAACCGGGTGAGTCACGCCGTAGACGCCGGGATCTCCCCGGGCAGCCGGCAGGTTCTTAGAGCCGCCGAGGATGCCGGTGCGCTCAAGACCCTGATCGCCTCGGGTGTCCGTCTGCTGGAGGTCAGCTGCGGTGCCTGCATCGGCATGGGTTTCGCTCCGCCCACCGAAGGGGTCTCGCTGCGGACGATCAATCGGAACTTCCTCGGCCGCTGCGGCCACAAGAGCGGCAGGGTCTACCTGGTGAGTCCCGAGGTGGCGGCGGCCTCGGCTGTCAGCGGCACGCTCACCGATCCCCGGCGCTACAGTGAGGAGAACGGTTTCGACCGCTTTGTCTTTGCCCTTCCCGGGCGGCTTCCTGTGGACGACAGCGGCTTTATCTTTCCGCCGGAGGAGGCCCGGGGCGCGGAGGTCGAGGTTCGGCGGGGCCCCAACATCGCCCCGCTCCCCGAGATGAACCCCCTGGAGGAGGAGGTCAACAGCGAGGTGCTGCTGAAACTGGGCGACGACATCACCACCGACCACATCATGCCCGCCGGAACCAGGGTGCTGCCCTTTCGGTCAAACATCCCGGTGATCTCGAAGTTTGTCTTCGAGGTGGTGGACGAAACCTTCCCCGACCGGGCCCTGAAGGCCGGCAACGGCTGCCTTGTCGGCGGCCACAACTACGGCCAGGGATCCAGCCGCGAGCACGCCGCTCTGGCTCCCCGCTACCTGGGTGTCCGCATGGTGATCGCCAAGAGCTTTGCCCGGATCCATCTGGCCAATCTGGTCAATTTCGGCATCCTCCCCCTGGTGTTCGAGGACGAGAGCGACTACGACAGGGTGGACCAGGGGCACGGTCTCTCTATCAGGCGGGAGGAGCTTGTCATATCGGCTCCCCTTACAGTGCGGGACACCACCACGGGGGCGTCCTTCCGCTGCACGATCCCCTTGAGCGAGCGGGATCTGGAGATGATCCGTCTGGGCGGCAAGCTCAACTGGATCAAGGAGAAACACAGCCAGGCATAGCGAGAAAGGAGAGAGCGAGATGGAACAGGGAGAGAAGATCCGCATTGAAAACGGGCAGGTGGTTGTTCCGGATACCCCGGTTATCCCATTCATAGAGGGAGACGGCATCGGTGTGGACATCACACCGGCTGCCATCAAAGTAGTCGATGCCGTTGTCGCCAAGACCTACGGCGGGACGAAACAGATCGTCTGGAAGGAGATCCTGGCCGGCGAGAAGGCCCTGCGGGAGTGCGGCGAGGTGCTGCCCCGGGAGACCCTGGACGCCATCCGGGAGTACCGCGTCGCCATCAAGGGGCCGCTCACCACGCCGGTGGGAGGCGGCTTCCGGAGCCTCAATGTGACCATCCGGCAGACCATGGAGCTCTTCGCCTGCGTCCGTCCCGTCAAGTGGCTCAAGGGGGTTCCCTCGCCGGTCAAACGGCCCGAGGATGTGGACATCGTGATCTTCCGGGAGAACATGGAGGATCTCTACGCCGGGATCGAATGGCCCGCCGACAGCCCCGAGGCGGCCGACCTCCGGAACTTTCTGAAAGAACGGTACGACATCGACATCCCCGAGGATTCCGGGCTGGGGATCAAACCCATCAGCCGCAGGCGGACCCGGGATATCGTGGGGCTGGCCATGGAGTATCTGCTGCAGAACGGCCGCAAACGCCTCACCATCGTCCAGAAGGGCAACGTCATGAAATACACCGAAGGCGCCTTCAAAGCCTGGGCCTACGAGTACCTGCAGGAACAGTACGGTGACCGCATCATCACCGAGGAGGAGCTCTACGACCGGCACGACGGCGAGATTCCCGAGGGGAAGGTCCTGGTCAACGACCGGATCGCCGACAACATGTTCCAGCAGATGCTGCTGCGGAGCAGCGAGTACGATATCGTGGTCACCCCCAACCTCAACGGCGACTACCTCTCCGACATGACCGCCGCGCAGGTGGGCGGACTGGGGATGGCCCCGGGCGCCAATATGGGGCGCACCATGGCCGTCTTCGAGGCCACCCACGGCTCCGCGCCGAAGCACGCCGGCATGAACCGGGCCAACCCCTCGTCGCTGCTCTTCTCGGCCCGGATGATGCTGGATTTCCTCGGCTGGAACGAGGCGGCCGACGCCCTGGAACGCGCCGTGGAGACCACCATCGGCCGGAAGACCGTTACCTACGACCTGGCGCGGCAGCTGGAAGGGGCCACCAGGCTCTCCACCTCGGCGTTTGCCGACGCCATCGTGGCCAATATCGACAATACCTAGCGTATTGGAGAGAGGCAGACAGACCCAACGCCCCGGCCGGGAGGATTCCGGCCGGGGCGTTGCGCATCCGGGGGCGGGATGCTATCTGTCGGCGCCGATCTGGTTGATGGCGGTGAGGGAGTCGATCTCACTGCGGATGATCCCGGCCAGTTCGTCCAGATAGCGGTCCTCCTGCTCCCGCCAGAGATCCAGCACCAGCTCTTCAACGGTTTCCCTGAAACGCCGTTCCCCCTTGTCCAGCACCTGTTCCACCCGCCACTCCGGGAGGATGCCCCGGGTGATCCAGGGGTGGAGGGGGAGCGCGTGGAGATTCCTCCGTCCCAGGGCGTAGACGATGATCCCTCCGATGCCGCCGATCACCAGTCCCACAGGGCCGCTCATGATCAGGGCCATCCCCGATCCACCGCAGATGGAGGCCGTCACGCCGCCCACAAGCAGCGCGCCGATCCCTTCGAAGAGCCCCACCAGTTCGTTGGTGAGGTCCCGCCCCGAGAAGGCAAACCTCCCGCTCTGGACCGGATGTCGGCTTCCTTCGGAGACCGATGTCAGATGCGGCGGCAGGGACCCCACCCCGTTTTCGGCGAACCATCTGGCCGTGGCGCTCCGGATCTCCCCGGAGAGCACCACCGCCAGCTCCTCGGTCCGCTGGGAGAAGGCGGACTCGATCTCCGCAGCGGCCTCCTGCAGCCTCTTTTCCACCCTGGTGCGCAGACCCTGGATGGTTCCACCCTCCTGGCGGAAGGCGCGGACCGCCGGGGCGATGCGACGGCGGTAGATGCTGCCTGTCAGGTCGTCGGCGATCTCCCGGGCCATGTCCCCGGCCCGGACGGCGATGACCTCCTCTTTGAGAGAAGCGAGAAAGCGGGGAAGGCTGTTGTTGAGTCTGGCGCTGACCTGCCTGTGCCGGCGTTTCAGTGCCGGCAGAAGGGAAAGCCCCTCGGCGACCACGGCGTAGGGCTGGTCGCTCCGCAGCAGCTGCGAGGGCGCAAGGTGGAGCGCTTCGCGGATCACCTCGGGCACGAAAGGCCAGAGGCTGCTTCCCCCGGAGAGGAGCACCTTCTCGATATCGGCGCTGCGGATCTGGTGCCGTTCCAGTCCTTCCAGGAGGCAGTCCCTGAACCAGCAGATCAGGTCCACCGGTGTTCCGGGGAGCACCTTCCCGCCGGGGGTGTGGGCAAGGAGCTCCCGCAGTGTGTCCGAGGGCCGGTAGTCCGATGCGGCCTCCAGGAATGCTTCCCAGGAGAGATTCTCCAGCGTGGCGTATCGCCCGGCGCGGCCGCTCCAGGCTTCGGCGCGGTCTCTGCTCATGGAGGAGGAGAAGGCCTCCTTCATCCGGCGGCAGAGATACCACTGGACGAAGCTCGAGGCTCCTTCCCCGGCGAGCCGGGCCTCCAGCCCGGGGTTCCGCCGCAAGAGGAGCTGATAGAAGAGATCGTCGAAGAGCCGTCCGCCCAGCCGGAGATCGCCCCAGGCGTGTCGGATGTCCAGCCGTTGCATATAGGCGAAATCGCAGGTGCCGCCGCCGAAATCCACCACCAGCACGCCCCGCAGGGCTTCGGAGGGAGCGATGTCCCGCCGGGAGAGATGGGAGAGCAGCGCCCCCACGGGCTCCTCCACGGTGCGCACCTCACCGAAGCCTGCCTCCCCGGCGATGGAGGCCAGGGCGGTGCGGAAGGCGGCGTCCGCCTCGCCGGGCACGCCGAAGTAGATCTCCTTGGAGCCCCCATCGAGATCGGCACCTGTCTGGAGTGCTGCGTTGCGGAGCCCTCTGAGGAAGTCCAGCGCCCACTGCGACGCCTCGGCGTCGGCAGTGATCTCCGGTTTGAACAGGATCCGCAGCCTGTAGCCGCGGCGTTCCTCGGCGGAGGCATCGGCCCAGGTCTCCAGCGCCCGGCTCCCCACCAGCGGCGTCTGTCCCTGTCTGTAGAGCAGGGCCGTCTCGGTGCCTACCTGTCCCGGAGCGAAGGAGACAGGCGAGGGGAGCAGTTCATCGGCGGGGCAGCGGCTGATGTAGGTGTTGCTGGTGCCGAAATCCACGGCGATGGTGTGGCGGGGTTCACCGTTCATGGCCGTTCTCCCGTCTGCGCCGCACCAGCCCCCGCTGGAGCAGGACACCGTCCTTCTCAATGGGTTCCTCCTCGATCACGATGGGCTGGCCCTCCTCGACGACACCGAAGGTATCGTACCGTTCCCGGAGGGCCTCGCTCCAGCGCACCGTTGCGCCGGAAGGGGAGTCTTCGCCTACGGAGAAGCCGTGAGCGCCGTCGAGCCCCTGGTAGCCCAGCGCCCGTGCCTCCTCGATCACCTCGTGGGAGGCCGTCTCCAGCTGGTTCCGGTGGGCGTGGTGGAGTCCGTAGACCGCCCGGATCAGCGGTCTTGGGCACTCCTCCACCGTCCGTTGCGGTTCCGCCGCACCTTCCAGGGCGATGACGGCGCATCCCAGCAAACGCAGCCTGTTCAGAAAGTAGCGGTGCAACAGCGAGCCCAGGTCCTTGCGGTTCAGTTGCTGTTCCTCCCGCGAGAGCAGCACGAAGCCGATGGCCAGAAGATAGAGGGCGATGCGCTTCAACCTGCTTCCCGCGGACTCCGGCCTGAGTCCCACCATCCCCCAGAGGGCCCGCAGGAGGCCGCGCCCCGGGAGGGGCAGCATCTGCCAGAGCTCCGCCACCGTGGCTGTGCCGGCGATGGCGCAGAGGGTACGCCGGATGGCCCTGGAGTGGGCGACGACGCCCGAGAGAGCGGCGCCGCAGACGGCGCCTGCGCCGACCGACCAGGGAGAGAGCACGGCTCGTTCCAGACCGGCGAGGCCTGTCAGGGAGGAACCGCCGGCACCCCCGGCCAGAGCGCCGAGACCCGTGGCGGCGGCCAGAGCGGAGATGCGCAGCCGGCTCTGCAGCGGCAGGGCAATCTGTTCCGGCGGGGGAACCAGCACGGAGAGGCTCTGTCTGATCCGGAGGGCCGTTGCTTCGTCGGGATGCAGGATCTCCTGCTCCTGGAGTATTGAGAGCACCCCGTTCCGCAGAACCCGTTCCGCCTCCTGCGTCGCCTGTCGGCGTTCCTCCGCGCTGGGGATACCCCTCTGGGGGATGGAGGCGAGAAAGCGCTCCCGAGCCTCCTCCACCAGGCCGCTCTGTTGGGCAAGGAGGTTCAGTGCGGTTCGGAGCTGTTGTTCCTGTGGTGTCATGGATTTCCTCCTGTCGGCCGGACCTGCGGCTGGAGTGTCGGTGCTATCGCCCGGTACGGCGGTGTGCCCCTCTGGAGCGTCCGGCCAGGTCCGGTGCTGGCTGTCGTGGCGTTGCCCCTATTGTACCGCCTCTGCCGGAGGGAAACACCAGGAACGATGCCCGGATTACAGGGGAGGGTCGCTGGTGACGGCGCACTCCGCTACAAACCGGGCCGGTCCGGTGAGAGAGAGCAGGAGTTCGTCATCTCTGTGCTCGATGGTAACCCTGTTCACCCCTCCAGGGTTCGTCACATCCGTCGGAGAACCGGTCATCCCCTTCAGATAGGCCGCAACAGCCGCCGCCGTCGACCCTGTTCCGCAGGAGCGG encodes the following:
- the citF gene encoding citrate lyase subunit alpha; amino-acid sequence: MTEWVRNALGRQVPCTTPGLGELIPFSGAMTRIIGNTEVLRNCPPLKPEPPTRSKVTQSLRKAVEASGLENGMTVSFHHHVRNGDAVVSMVLQLLHEMGYRDLTLAPSSLTGVHDCVADYVRNGTIRCLFTSGLRGEVGRMVSRGEMDVPVVVRSHGGRARAVEEGSISIDVAFVAAPTCDPLGNATGSEGRSACGALGYPMLDARYARHVIAITDNLVDYPLAPRISIPQYDVNQVVEVDSLGDPSKIATGATRITNNPLDLRIAKSSFDLIQASGMLAPGFSFQVGGGAASLATASYVRTAMREQGIVGSFGMGGITGYMASMLEEGLFKALFDIQSFDAAVSDSIANNPNHMEIDVSWYANPFNRGCMVHNLDIVVLAALDIDTSFNVNVLTGNDGFLRGASGGHSDTAAGSSLCIVVAPSFRGGVPTIKEHIPTVVTPGETVDAVVTERGICINPRREDLLQEATRAGLPVVDIEKLHHDVTQLTGKPRPVEYDYDKVVALVEYRDGTIIDCAYKVQE
- a CDS encoding aconitate hydratase, with the protein product MGQTLCEKIMGGHIVEGAWGPGKPLAIRIDQTLSQDATGTMANLEFEAMGVDRVQTELSVSYVDHNMVQQDFKNPDDHRFMQDIAAKYGMVYSPPGNGICHQVHLERFARPGRTLLGCDSHTPTAGGAGMIAIGSGGLDVAMAMAGEPFWVTTPKVVGIKLSGSLPPCVSAKDVILEVLRRIGVKGGVGKVLEYFGPGVESLSVPERATITNMGAETGATTSLFPSDSRTRQWLAVQQREEQWTPMQGDGEEDYDEIIEIDLSSLEPLVAQPFQPDNVVPVAEIEGMAVDQVMFGSCTNSSLRDIMAVAHLLEGNRVSHAVDAGISPGSRQVLRAAEDAGALKTLIASGVRLLEVSCGACIGMGFAPPTEGVSLRTINRNFLGRCGHKSGRVYLVSPEVAAASAVSGTLTDPRRYSEENGFDRFVFALPGRLPVDDSGFIFPPEEARGAEVEVRRGPNIAPLPEMNPLEEEVNSEVLLKLGDDITTDHIMPAGTRVLPFRSNIPVISKFVFEVVDETFPDRALKAGNGCLVGGHNYGQGSSREHAALAPRYLGVRMVIAKSFARIHLANLVNFGILPLVFEDESDYDRVDQGHGLSIRREELVISAPLTVRDTTTGASFRCTIPLSERDLEMIRLGGKLNWIKEKHSQA
- the icd gene encoding isocitrate dehydrogenase (NADP(+)) codes for the protein MEQGEKIRIENGQVVVPDTPVIPFIEGDGIGVDITPAAIKVVDAVVAKTYGGTKQIVWKEILAGEKALRECGEVLPRETLDAIREYRVAIKGPLTTPVGGGFRSLNVTIRQTMELFACVRPVKWLKGVPSPVKRPEDVDIVIFRENMEDLYAGIEWPADSPEAADLRNFLKERYDIDIPEDSGLGIKPISRRRTRDIVGLAMEYLLQNGRKRLTIVQKGNVMKYTEGAFKAWAYEYLQEQYGDRIITEEELYDRHDGEIPEGKVLVNDRIADNMFQQMLLRSSEYDIVVTPNLNGDYLSDMTAAQVGGLGMAPGANMGRTMAVFEATHGSAPKHAGMNRANPSSLLFSARMMLDFLGWNEAADALERAVETTIGRKTVTYDLARQLEGATRLSTSAFADAIVANIDNT